A DNA window from Coffea arabica cultivar ET-39 chromosome 6c, Coffea Arabica ET-39 HiFi, whole genome shotgun sequence contains the following coding sequences:
- the LOC140008805 gene encoding uncharacterized protein → MKTRDKQYSSSWFWTDKRINLLQAKLESFQVEAEVKKKMYLDAIPVLQSMGVEKFTPKVGEQLDTEKCSVIHLVPDLKNSSGMIVQVLEEGYICNGRILRRAKVGVSRAVETRGRSKNA, encoded by the exons ATGAAAACCCGTGACAAACAATACTCATCTTCTTGGTTTTGGACCGACAAAAGGATCAACCTTCTCCAAGCGAAGCTAGAAAGTTTTCAAGTGGAGGCTGAGGTGAAGAAGAAGATGTACCTGGATGCCATtccg GTGCTTCAGTCTATGGGGGTTGAAAAATTCACCCCCAAGGTGGGTGAACAACTTGACACGGAAAAATGTTCCGTCATTCATCTTGTACCAGATCTAAAGAATTCTTCGGGCATGATAGTTCAAGTTCTTGAGGAGGGATACATTTGCAATGGGCGGATTCTTAGACGCGCAAAGGTAGGAGTCTCGCGTGCTGTGGAGACCAGGGGAAGAAGCAAAAATGCATGA
- the LOC113693295 gene encoding aspartic proteinase nepenthesin-2-like has protein sequence MIHYNSIYSPYFDTNAAEHRDLHISLSRLRYLKVKMQEDLKRTVQDDSNDSNDDSDRDINFETGIFVYTSIPVFLVGLNIGSREAAQLVALDTGSNLFWVPCKPGIGGSRTFYGNYWPGEFSTYSANMRKDSYIDKFNGVLGLGPSGISLASQLDSSEFSYCIGNLSDLFDEKNVLIVGKKSGGVENSTPLIIREFHYYVNLESISFGGRMLGIDKKNLRMDNFKNVGGAIIDLGSSLSFLQDIAYEKVEQGNC, from the exons ATGATTCATTATAACTCTATTTACTCCCCCTATTTTGACACAAATGCTGCTGAACATAGGGACTTGCATATTTCCTTATCTCGCTTAAGATACTTGAAGGTGAAAATGCAAGAAGACTTGAAGCGGACAGTGCAAGATGATTCAAATGATTCAAATGATGATTCAGATCGTGATATTAATTTCGAGACTGGAATTTTTGTTTACACATCAATCCCCGTGTTTTTGGTGGGTCTCAACATTGGTTCACGGGAGGCTGCTCAATTGGTTGCGTTGGATACTGGTAGTAATCTGTTTTGGGTTCCTTGCAAACCTGGTATAGGCGGCAGTAGGACATTCTATGGAAACTATTGGCCTGGGGAGTTTTCAACATATTCTGCTAATATGAG AAAAGATAGCTACATAGACAAGTTCAATGGTGTCTTGGGGCTTGGTCCTTCAGGAATCTCATTAGCTTCACAACTGGATAGTAGTGAGTTCTCTTATTGTATTGGAAATTTAAGCGATCTATTTGATGAAAAAAATGTACTGATCGTAGGGAAAAAGTCCGGAGGAGTTGAAAACTCAACTCCTCTTATTATTAGGGAGTTCCATTACTATGTAAATCTTGAAAGCATTAGCTTTGGGGGTAGGATGCTCGGCATTGACAAAAAGAATTTGAGAATGGATAATTTTAAAAATGTTGGGGGTGCAATTATTGATTTAGGTTCAAGTTTGAGTTTCCTTCAAGATATTGCATACGAGAAAGTTGAACAAGGCAATTGTTGA